One genomic window of Hyperolius riggenbachi isolate aHypRig1 chromosome 7, aHypRig1.pri, whole genome shotgun sequence includes the following:
- the LOC137525699 gene encoding pneumococcal serine-rich repeat protein-like, whose amino-acid sequence MEGLEDLLARVREEATTRGPTWVQVQLAAMAPSTSSQPAGAKRKSRPPERLSPDPHARQRRNGSPHGDPPAPPAKRASASASGAAGRNPHAGRGSSGGATSATEASAPPATSSGSNTALGTRSAQRAKQAQRTNTATTGAASAQDTAAAQAPSKGGKSSAKQKKKGGSAGPSRKQSQRGASGSNSRSGQQEDTRSTAHPIPSLEPGSASEVESLAGEEIPEATGSGLTAVQDAGPAQPGAQTLVWILGHSYVAWGAKRADMRPEGRQLGFPRDQVCIRWLGFPGMVWSRVLPELHRFARLDRAPDILVLHVGGNDLASRSTRVICKDIKFDFLRIRSFFPSTIVVWSDVVARTTWRLARSVQKINKARVKLNKEVSKYVIRNGGLAIRHRELEEDILLFLRRDGVHLNAIGTDLWALGIEEGIERALRLGASQA is encoded by the exons ATGGAAGGATTGGAGGACTTGCTGGCTCGAGTCAGGGAGGAGGCGACGACCAGGGGTCCGACCTGGGTCCAGGTACAGCTGGCAGCCATGGCCCCCAGCACATCCAGTCAGCCTGCGGGGGCGAAGAGGAAGTCCAGGCCGCCCGAGCGGCTTAGCCCAGACCCCCACGCCAGACAGAGACGCAACGGGAGCCCCCACGGggaccctccagccccccccgcTAAGCGGGCATCCGCATCAGCTAGCGGGGCAGCTGGGAGGAATCCGCATGCAGGACGGGGCTCTTCCGGCGGTGCGACATCCGCAACCGAGGCCTCCGCACCGCCGGCGACATCTTCCGGATCCAACACGGCCCTTGGTACCCGCTCTGCTCAGCGGGCCAAGCAGGCCCAGCGCACGAACACTGCCACGACGGGCGCCGCCTCTGCCCAGGACACGGCGGCGGCCCAGGCTCCAAGTAAGGGGGGCAAGAGTTCCGCCAAGCAAAAGAAGAAGGGGGGGTCAGCCGGGCCCTCCAGAAAACAGAGCCAAAGGGGAGCTTCCGGGAGCAACAGCAGATCTGGGCAGCAAGAGGACACCCGCAGCACCGCACACCCCATCCCCAGCCTGGAACCGGGATCGGCATCAGAGGTTGAATCGCTGGCCGGGGAGGAGATACCAGAGGCGACAGGATCAGGACTGACGGCTGTACAGGACGCCGGTCCGGcgcagccag GTGCGCAGACCCTGGTCTGGATACTTGGACATTCTTATGTTGCATGGGGAGCCAAACGGGCCGACATGAGACCGGAAGGTCGGCAGCTTGGCTTTCCGCGAGACCAGGTTTGTATCAGGTGGCTAGGTTTCCCGGGGATGGTCTGGTCAAGGGTCCTACCCGAGTTACACAGGTTTGCTAGGCTCGACAGAGCCCCTGATATATTGGTCCTGCACGTGGGGGGCAATGATCTGGCTTCCAGATCCACCAGGGTCATTTGTAAAGATATTAAATTCGACTTTTTAAGGATCAGGTCGTTTTTTCCCAGCACGATTGTAGTATGGTCGGACGTGGTGGCTCGCACCACGTGGAGATTGGCCCGGTCGGTTCAAAAAATCAACAAGGCCAGGGTAAAACTCAACAAGGAGGTGTCCAAGTACGTGATTAGGAATGGGGGCCTGGCCATCAGACATAGGGAATTAGAGGAGGACATTCTCCTATTTTTGAGGAGGGACGGAGTGCACTTAAATGCAATTGGGACGGATCTTTGGGCCCTAGGAATTGAAGAAGGGATTGAGAGAGCCTTGAGGTTGGGGGCCTCGCAGGCATAA